The genomic stretch CATCTTACGCATCTTGAACTTCAACAGAATCAAATCAGCGATACGACGCAGCTTTTTGCAGTGCTTAAGACATTGACAGCCCTTTCACACCTAAAACTTGAACTAAACCAAATCACGGATGTTACGCCACTCACGGGATTAACACAACTTACAGCACTATGGCTCTACAACTGTCAAAATGCCGACCTCACACCGCTCACCGAAATGAAGCAGCTCACTCAGTTATCACTTTATAACTGTCAAATTACGGATACCACACTGTTTGCTGAAATGCCCCAACTTACAGATTTACTACTTGACAAAAATAAAATTAATGACATTACCCCTATCGCCGAATTAACGCAGCTTAAAACATTAAGCCTTGGTGGTAATGAGATTATTGACATTACGCCGCTCACAGGATTGACACAGTTGACTTTCTTATCACTTGGGTATAATCATATTCATGATTTAACGCCTCTTAGTGAGCTAAAGCAGTTGACCCACCTAATACTTAGGTATAACCCAATCAAAGACATAGGCCCCCTTGGTGAGCTAAAGCAGCTGGAACACCTATCCCTTGAGAACAATCAAATCAGCGATATTGCGCCACTTGCCCGGATGACAAAGCTCGAGTTCCTATTACTTAAAAATAATCAAATCAGCGATATTGCGTCACTGAGCGGGATGACAGCACTTGGGAGTGTATTACTTGAGGGGAATCAAATCAGTGATATCGCGCCATTGAGCGGGATGACAACACTTGAGGGTGTATCACTTGAGGGGAATCAGATCAGCGACGTAGCACCTCTCGCAAATTTGACACAACTGACGTACTTAATACTCGCGGATAATCAAATTAGTGACATCGCGCCACTTAATAAATTGACGAGACTTAAAGCTTTATGGCTTCAACATAACCAAATTAGCAATATCAGTATTGTTGAAAACTTTAAGAATCTCACACATTTAAATATCAAGGAGAACCCTATTCGGGATATGACACCTATTCGCAGACTCCGTAAACAGATTCCGCATTTGGAACTGAACACGGAAAATATCTACTTGACTGAGCGTTGAAAAACACAGAGGATATGAATATGGAAACCAAGTTAGCAATAAATCGTGGCGAACCTATCGTCAAAGACGGCTTAGAGAAAAGCTGGTCCATTTTCGACGAAACTGAAGAGAACTCACCTTTAGAAACCTTAATCCAACTAACATCAACCGAATAGGGAACTAATGTTATGAAGCGTTTTTATCTACTTTTCCTGATTCTTGCTGTTTTCCTCAACTGTTCACTTGTAAAACCGAAAGTAATACCTGATAAAAACTTAGCCGCTGCCGTGCGAGCAGAACTCGGTTTGGACCCAAACGAACCTATTTTAGAAGAAGATTTGAGAGCGTTAAAACGTCTGATGGCCATGCATAGAGGCATAAAAGATCTGACCGGCTTGGAAAAAGCAACAAATTTAGGAAGTTTATGGCTTTCCAACAACAAAATAGATAATATTACACCCCTCGCAGCGTTAAAACAACTCACAGACTTAGAACTCAGTCGTAATGAAATTAGCGACATCACCCCGCTCACTGGTTTGACTAAACTTAACAGATTACGACTTTCCAACAACAAAATAGATAATATTACACCCCTCGCAGCGTTAAAACAACTCACAGACTTAGAACTCAGTCGTAATGAAATTAGCGACATCACCCCGCTCACTGGTTTGACTAAACTTAACAGATTACGACTTTCCAACAACAAAATAGATAATATTACACCCCTCGCAGCGTTAAAACAACTCACAGACTTAGAGCTCCAACGGCATCAGATTAGTGACGCAACGCATATCTTTAGCGTACTCACAGAATTGCCCGAACTTACGGAGTTAAAGCTTGAACTAAATCAAATCAGTGACATTGCGCCAATCACAGGTTTGACGCAGCTGACGAGTTTATTACTTAATAGCAACCAAATTGTGGATATTACACTGTTCACTGAAATGGCACAACTCACAAAGTTGTCACTTCGGAACTGCCAAATTACAGACCTCACGCCGATTGCTGAAATGCCGCAACTCATAGAATTAACGCTCGCAAATAATCAAATTAGCGACATTACCGCCATCGCTGAATTAACGCAGCTTAAAAAGTTATGGATCGGGCGTAATCACATTCGGGACACTACGCCAATTGCAAGACTAATGCACTTGGAATCCTTAGGTGTCAGTGATCAGCGAATCAAAGATATAAAATTTTGCAGCGAATTGCAGCAGCTGAGATCTCTATCACTCACCAATAGTCATACCAGCGATATAGAGCCTCTCGCTGGACTAAAGCATCTCAGTTTTTTGGCTCTTGACCGTAATCAAATTAGCGATATTTCGCCACTTGTGGGGATGGCAAAACTTAAGCGGCTATCACTTGTGAATAATCAAGTCAGTGATATTTCACCACTTGCGGGGATGGCAAAACTTACAGAGTTATATCTTTCGGATAATCAAATCAGCGATATTTCACCACTTATTGGCTTGACAGAACTTATAGCGCTGTCACTCAGGAATAATCAAATCAGCGACATCAGCGTCCTTGGAAATCTTAAGAATCTCGGATATTTAAATATCCAAGAGAATCCGATTCAAAATATGAAATCGATCCGTGAACTCCGCAAACAGATCCCAAATTTGCAAATTATAGAATTTAATCGCTAATCAAGGGATTAAAAAGGGGTCAGCATTATGAAACATATTTGCGTGCTTTTTGCCTTTTTCACCGTTTTCATCAGTTGTTCGCCACCGGAACCTGTAGATATCCCCGATGCCAACTTAGCTGCAGCTGTGCGGGAGGTGTTAAACTTAGACCCCAACGCATCTATCACGGACAGGAATTTGAAAAAATTAAAATCTCTGCGTGTTAACTCAAGTGGTATCACAAATTTAACTGGACTCGAAAAAGCGACAAATTTAAGATACTTAAATCTTCACACTAATCAAATTGTAGATATTACACCACTCGCTCGTTTACCCCGTATTAGAACCTTGATACTTCCGGATAATCAAATTAGTGACATTCCACCCCTCACCGGATTAAAACAACTTCAGTCTTTATTCCTTCACAAGAATGAAATCAGTGACATTAGCCCTATTGCAGATTTGACGAAGTTGCGCGAGTTATCACTTTCTAATAATCCAATTAGCGATATTACACCACTGATTAGGTTAACTCAACTTAGAGTTTTATTCATTGAGAATAATCGGATAAGTGATATAAAACCCTTAGCCAGTATGACAAAACTCGACTACCTAACTCTCAGTAATAATCAGATAAGCGATATAAAACCCTTAGCCGGTATAACAAAACTCGAATACCACCTAAATCTTAGCAATAATCGGATAAGCGACATAGAACCCTTATCGGGTATGACAAAACTTCGGATTTTAAATCTCGAAAACAATGGAATCAGTGATATAAAACCTCTCGAAGGGTTGACAAAACTTTATCAATTATGGATCGGTCAGAACCAAATTATGGATGTTAAACCTCTCGAAGGATTGACAAGACTCCATCAATTATGGATCGGTCAGAACCCAATTGAGGATATGGCACCAATACAGAGGCTTCGTAAACAGAGACTGAATTCATTAGAGGTAGATATAGAAGATGCCCAGTAAATAGGGACAAAAAAGGAGAACGTGGACATGGAAACCAAGTTAGCAATAAATGGCGGTGAACCTGTCGTCAAAGGTGGTTTAGGAAAAGGTTGGCCCATCTTCGATGAAACCGAAGAAAACGCGCTTTTAGAAACCTTACAAAGTGGTGCCTGGAACCGACGCGAGAAAGTCGATGAAGCCGGTGAAAAATTCGCCGCGTTTCAGGACGCAAAATATGGAATCCCGCTCGCCAACGGCACCGTAGCATTGCAGTGCGCGCTAAAGGCTGCTGGCATCACGGCAGGCGACGAAGTCATCGTTCCTGCGCTGACATTTGTGGCGACAGGGACATCCGCTGTCTGCGTCAACGCCGTTCCGGTAATCGTTGATATTGATCCACTCACCTATAACATCGCCCCTGACGCGATTGAGAAAGCCATCACACCAAGGACACGGGCAATCATTCCAGTACACAACGGCGGCTATCCGGCAGATATGGATGCCATCATGGAGATTGCTGAAACGCACAATCTCAAGGTGATTGAGGATTGCGCGCATGCACACGGTTCACAATGGCGTGGAAAAGGGATGGGTTCCATAGGACACCTTGGCGCATTCAGTTTCCAGATGGGAAAGACGCTGACTTGTGGCGAAGGCGGGATGGTGATAACAAACGACGAGGAACTCGCAGGAAAAGCAGGCAGCTTCGCACAGTTGAACATGCGGATGACAAACTTCCAAGCGACACTTCTGTTGTGTCAGCTCGAACGGTTTGAGGAACAGGTCGAGACGCGCGAACGAAACATCGCCTATCTTTCCAAAGGCATGGAAGCGATAGAGGGACTCCATCCGATCCCGCGCGACGCGCGTGTCACACGCTGGTGTTTTTACTATTGGGATTTCCGATTCGTCTCCGAAGAATTTGGTGGTATCTCACGCGGAAGGTTCATGGAAGCACTCAGTGCAGAGGGAATCTCATGTGGTGTCGGTGCGCATGGGGAGCCTATCTATAACGAGGGACCCTTC from Candidatus Poribacteria bacterium encodes the following:
- a CDS encoding leucine-rich repeat domain-containing protein, encoding MKRFYLLFLILAVFLNCSLVKPKVIPDKNLAAAVRAELGLDPNEPILEEDLRALKRLMAMHRGIKDLTGLEKATNLGSLWLSNNKIDNITPLAALKQLTDLELSRNEISDITPLTGLTKLNRLRLSNNKIDNITPLAALKQLTDLELSRNEISDITPLTGLTKLNRLRLSNNKIDNITPLAALKQLTDLELQRHQISDATHIFSVLTELPELTELKLELNQISDIAPITGLTQLTSLLLNSNQIVDITLFTEMAQLTKLSLRNCQITDLTPIAEMPQLIELTLANNQISDITAIAELTQLKKLWIGRNHIRDTTPIARLMHLESLGVSDQRIKDIKFCSELQQLRSLSLTNSHTSDIEPLAGLKHLSFLALDRNQISDISPLVGMAKLKRLSLVNNQVSDISPLAGMAKLTELYLSDNQISDISPLIGLTELIALSLRNNQISDISVLGNLKNLGYLNIQENPIQNMKSIRELRKQIPNLQIIEFNR
- a CDS encoding leucine-rich repeat domain-containing protein, with the translated sequence MKHICVLFAFFTVFISCSPPEPVDIPDANLAAAVREVLNLDPNASITDRNLKKLKSLRVNSSGITNLTGLEKATNLRYLNLHTNQIVDITPLARLPRIRTLILPDNQISDIPPLTGLKQLQSLFLHKNEISDISPIADLTKLRELSLSNNPISDITPLIRLTQLRVLFIENNRISDIKPLASMTKLDYLTLSNNQISDIKPLAGITKLEYHLNLSNNRISDIEPLSGMTKLRILNLENNGISDIKPLEGLTKLYQLWIGQNQIMDVKPLEGLTRLHQLWIGQNPIEDMAPIQRLRKQRLNSLEVDIEDAQ
- a CDS encoding leucine-rich repeat domain-containing protein, whose amino-acid sequence is MKHFSLLFLILTVFLGCSLVKPKVIPDKNLAAAVREQLDLDPNEPISEEDLRELNFLMAVGRGIKKLDGLEKATNLMTLWLEQNEIRDISPLADLTELDRLILPNNKIEDITPIAGLKQLTHLELEQNKIKDITPLTGLKHLTHLELQQNQISDTTQLFAVLKTLTALSHLKLELNQITDVTPLTGLTQLTALWLYNCQNADLTPLTEMKQLTQLSLYNCQITDTTLFAEMPQLTDLLLDKNKINDITPIAELTQLKTLSLGGNEIIDITPLTGLTQLTFLSLGYNHIHDLTPLSELKQLTHLILRYNPIKDIGPLGELKQLEHLSLENNQISDIAPLARMTKLEFLLLKNNQISDIASLSGMTALGSVLLEGNQISDIAPLSGMTTLEGVSLEGNQISDVAPLANLTQLTYLILADNQISDIAPLNKLTRLKALWLQHNQISNISIVENFKNLTHLNIKENPIRDMTPIRRLRKQIPHLELNTENIYLTER
- a CDS encoding DegT/DnrJ/EryC1/StrS family aminotransferase; translated protein: METKLAINGGEPVVKGGLGKGWPIFDETEENALLETLQSGAWNRREKVDEAGEKFAAFQDAKYGIPLANGTVALQCALKAAGITAGDEVIVPALTFVATGTSAVCVNAVPVIVDIDPLTYNIAPDAIEKAITPRTRAIIPVHNGGYPADMDAIMEIAETHNLKVIEDCAHAHGSQWRGKGMGSIGHLGAFSFQMGKTLTCGEGGMVITNDEELAGKAGSFAQLNMRMTNFQATLLLCQLERFEEQVETRERNIAYLSKGMEAIEGLHPIPRDARVTRWCFYYWDFRFVSEEFGGISRGRFMEALSAEGISCGVGAHGEPIYNEGPFGNPELFDQLGLPRKYLGDQAIDYSTLNCPEAERVYREEVCSFSHAMFLGDTDDMQLILDAFQKIRTHVDEL